One region of Carassius carassius chromosome 41, fCarCar2.1, whole genome shotgun sequence genomic DNA includes:
- the LOC132123284 gene encoding thioredoxin domain-containing protein 17, which translates to MTKYENVAVHGYDEFCKAVSERKGKDIFAYFSGDKDDQGKSWCPDCVEAEPVVRGELSYLPEGSVFIYCQVGDRPYWKDPNNDFKKNLKLTGVPTLLRYGTPQKLVEEECFKADLVRMLFTED; encoded by the exons ATGACTAAATACGAGAACGTTGCTGTTCATGGCTACGATGAATTTTGTAAAGCTGTGtctgaaagaaaaggaaaagatatATTCGCTTACTTCTCTGGAGATAAAGATGACCAGGGCAAGAGCTGGTGCCCGGACTGTGTGGAAG cagagccagtggttaGAGGAGAGCTGTCTTATCTGCCGGAGGgatctgtcttcatttactgCCAAGTAGGAGATAGACCTTA CTGGAAGGACCCAAATAATGATTTCAAGAAGAATCTGAAGCTGACTGGAGTACCCACACTACTGCGCTACGGGACG CCCCAGAAGCTGGTTGAAGAGGAGTGTTTTAAGGCAGACCTGGTTCGAATGTTGTTCACAGAGGATTAA